ATGTAAACTACTGATTACAGTAAAGCTAAGTACAGTTTTAAGCAACGTAATAAGAAGTACGGATTTTTATTCATCGAAAAGGCTTCGTTTAATTGATTTCTAGAACCTTGTTTATCTTGAAAACGATGCAAAAGATCATATGCTGTAATCAAGCCCAGCTTAGCGTAAGTCCCGAATGCCTCACGCAATTGCGTATTCTTGTAGTCTACAGGCATATATTCGTTAATAATTGCAATAGCACGCTTGACATCTCGCATATTTTCTCCGCTACGAATATATTGCCCTGTATTAGAGGATTGATGCCGCCGGTACTCAGCTAATACAGTTGGCTCATATGCAACCGGGTATGATGCTGCAATACGCACCCACATCTCCCAATCCTCCGTCCAAGATAAGCGCCGGTCAAATCCACCTAGGTTTTCATATACAGCTCTTCTTACTACAATCGAAGGAGTTTGAATCCGCTGGTGCCCCCCTATGGTGAGAAGCCAATTATCCAGAATTCCAGCAGTTGATCTTTCGGGAACGGCTACCGAATCTTGAACGCCATTTTCATTGATATAGGCATAGCGGCAGAAGGCCGCACCTGCTTCCGGATAGTTAGCTAGTAAACTACCCATACCCTCGTAAAAGCCAGGCAGCACCCTATCATCGCCATGCAACTGATGCACGATCTGCCCGGTTGAGCGCTGAAGACATGTTTCGAAATTACGGGTGTGACCCACATTCTGCGACTGACGAAAAAACTTCACCCGCCCTCTACCAATTTCTGCTACGACTGCCTCCGGATCATCTTTGGTAGAATAATCATCAATGACCTCAATTTGCATTAAATCTTCTCCAGGGTCTTGCGCCAGTACGCTCTGCAACGTTTCCCGTAGATAGTTAGCACAGTTATATGTCGGAATCATTACTGACCAAAGCGGCCTACTTACGCCTGCAGGCAGAGGTGCTATAGCAGCTCTTTGATTTTGTGAGCTAAGAGGCATGTTGAACGTTTTCAGAAAGAGATACTTTACCTTTTGAAGATCTGCTGATAGAATTTATTCAAATTCATACCGAGCTTAACTAATTTATACTG
This Hymenobacter sp. GOD-10R DNA region includes the following protein-coding sequences:
- a CDS encoding glycosyltransferase family 2 protein, which encodes MIPTYNCANYLRETLQSVLAQDPGEDLMQIEVIDDYSTKDDPEAVVAEIGRGRVKFFRQSQNVGHTRNFETCLQRSTGQIVHQLHGDDRVLPGFYEGMGSLLANYPEAGAAFCRYAYINENGVQDSVAVPERSTAGILDNWLLTIGGHQRIQTPSIVVRRAVYENLGGFDRRLSWTEDWEMWVRIAASYPVAYEPTVLAEYRRHQSSNTGQYIRSGENMRDVKRAIAIINEYMPVDYKNTQLREAFGTYAKLGLITAYDLLHRFQDKQGSRNQLNEAFSMNKNPYFLLRCLKLYLALL